The region GAGCAATGATAGTCTTGCTGCCAAGATAAGCAACAAGTGCGATTGTCAGCAGAATTATAAAGGCCGCTGTTCCGACAGCAATGTAAAGATTTTGACTGAGATCAAGGGTTCTTTCTGCCGCGGCATCAGGTATTGCTGTGATTACCTTTTCCGGAACAATCAGTACATAGCTGCCTTGTTCTCTAAACGGTGCATATGCCCACACTGAATCAATTCCGTTAAGGGGCATTCTTACTACACCTGATTTTTTAGCTATAATCTCTTGAATTGTTGTCGTCAGTTTTTCTGTGTTTGAAGATTGCAATAATTTGAGATCGTTTGGAAGTTGAGTTCGCCACGAAATAGATTTTTCTTCATGGCCTGATTCTGCCCAGATTCGAAGTTCTTTCTTGCCGTTTGAGATGACCGGACCAACAACAAAAGCCTGAATTGCAGAGGACCATTGTGATGATAACTCATCCTTGCGCAGCAACTGAACCAATTGAATGTCGATTGCCGCAACCCCCAGAATTTTTCCGGCCCTTCCTCTAATAGGCATGGAAATCGTATAGATTTGTTGACCTGTGCTTACATCGATGAATCTTTCCCATACAATCCGGTTTGTTGAGATGGCATTTGTAAACCATTTTCTTTTTCGCGGATCATAATCTTGGGGATAGTTGCCGTGCCCCGGGTACTCCATATGCAGCCCAGAATTAAGAGTTACATGAATTCTATGTAACCCTGTTCCAGCTTCTGAAAAAAAGGATTTGAATTCAGGTTTCAAAAGATTCAGTCGTGCAATATTCTGATCTTTCTTCAGGTATTGTTTGCCTTTGGGATACAGAAAAACAGGCTCTTCAAGGCTTATGGAAGAAAGTTTCCGCTCCCCTGATCCATCAATACTAAAATATTGATCTGAGGGGGCAAGGTCTAGTGGCTGCTTACCCACTGTTTTAAAATCATCCGCAAAATAAACTTTAGGTAGTCCATTTACTGGATCATTAAGCACATCTTCCGCATCAGAAACAATTGCTTTAAGTGCGAACTCAAGTGAAACGGCTTGTTGTTGTACCAGTTTGGCAGAATCTTTTGCAGATTGGCGCATTTCACCCTGTAGAATGTCAATCATACCGGTCCGCAAACTTTCAGACTGAGTCTGTCCGAGACTGAGGATTCCCTGTCTACTGATAGAGGCGACAACCAGAAGTGGAATTAGGCTGAAAACCAGCAATAGGAAGAATAATTTTGTTCGTATACTCATATTTTTTAATTTTAAGAAAAATCAATTTTAGAAGAAGGGGGTTCACAGTTTGATGTTTCCGGTAGATCTGAAAAAGGGAAAGGTCTCCGGTTATCATTAAGCGTTGCATAGCGTAATAGTTGATAAGTATAAGCGCTGAGTCGGTTTCCGAATCTGCGAAGCGGGTCGGAAGATTTGGCGAAAATCAGCAGGTAGACATATTGAAAAAGAACTACGGCCTGAACTAAAATTCTGACCAGTGCAAAAGCAATTATGCATACAATTGTTCTCAGTAAACGTTTGAGGATGTCGATCCGACTGTTCTTGCATTCAGTGAAGTTTTCCATCTTTTTATACCTCTTTTTTATAAAACAGTTCACAAACATTCATTAAAAGTGTTAGATTAGAAGTAACTCCGATATGATATACAATCTTATTTCCATTGGATGATACCTTCTTTGTTTTCAGACAGCAATGAAGGATTGAAAATTGCAACAGAACTCGTAACAGGAAATATTTGTTGGTTATCCGACTTTTCCTACTTGGCTTGGCAAAAATTATCTACTTCGAACTCCGGGAGGTGTCTGATGAACACCATGCTGATAGAAGAATTGGTAAGAAGAAAGGCTCAGTCGT is a window of Desulfovibrio sp. UCD-KL4C DNA encoding:
- a CDS encoding DUF4389 domain-containing protein, with the protein product MENFTECKNSRIDILKRLLRTIVCIIAFALVRILVQAVVLFQYVYLLIFAKSSDPLRRFGNRLSAYTYQLLRYATLNDNRRPFPFSDLPETSNCEPPSSKIDFS
- a CDS encoding SpoIIE family protein phosphatase; this encodes MSIRTKLFFLLLVFSLIPLLVVASISRQGILSLGQTQSESLRTGMIDILQGEMRQSAKDSAKLVQQQAVSLEFALKAIVSDAEDVLNDPVNGLPKVYFADDFKTVGKQPLDLAPSDQYFSIDGSGERKLSSISLEEPVFLYPKGKQYLKKDQNIARLNLLKPEFKSFFSEAGTGLHRIHVTLNSGLHMEYPGHGNYPQDYDPRKRKWFTNAISTNRIVWERFIDVSTGQQIYTISMPIRGRAGKILGVAAIDIQLVQLLRKDELSSQWSSAIQAFVVGPVISNGKKELRIWAESGHEEKSISWRTQLPNDLKLLQSSNTEKLTTTIQEIIAKKSGVVRMPLNGIDSVWAYAPFREQGSYVLIVPEKVITAIPDAAAERTLDLSQNLYIAVGTAAFIILLTIALVAYLGSKTIIAPLILMTDAAKRIAGGDLSTHVEVDTNDERQTLAEAFNSMIPKLQDHLRITKSMELAQEVHNNLLPVVSPEISGLDISGISISCDETGGDYFDYYKAPNGDGTGILLGDVTGHGVSAALLMATGRAHLKHASGHKLPLATRIAEVNRLLCNDIGNTGRFMTLFCMEISSDNSSAKYVRAGHDPATVYTPVTGETRDLIGEPMLALGIFEASDYEESKTLLAEGEIIFIGTDGIWEARNSDDEMFGRKRLDTLILENAELPASEIQSKIIDAVREFQDGMEQEDDITLVIIKVNKLNCE